A stretch of the Photobacterium sp. CCB-ST2H9 genome encodes the following:
- the pepB gene encoding aminopeptidase PepB has translation MLTVLLSAEPSQGVWGEKALVSYQQESAVIHYQGDFVLRRIQQAARQLSAQGASQVSLSGEGWSYERQWAFYCGFVAPRKSVEVQWASEDEDELELLNARRRSVEWVRQVVNATPEDIYPEKLARDAVAFLENVAGDKITHEVVVGDALLSEGWIGTHSVGRASSRPPVMLTLDYNPTGDADAPIHACLVGKGITFDSGGYSIKPSAGMVAMKCDMGGAATVTAALAYAIEQGLKKRVKLILCCAENMIAGNAYKLGDILTYKNGLTVEVVNTDAEGRLVLADGLIKASEMKAPLIIDAATLTGAAMMAVGTDYNAIFSMQPELLRKAQQLSELVNEPAWPLPLEKWHQSNCPSDYADTANSRAVKGGGMGGASNAAAFLSRFVSDDSRWVHFDLAACFRDGADARWAAGATGLGVANIAALLLQ, from the coding sequence ATGCTTACGGTTTTGCTGTCTGCCGAACCTTCTCAGGGCGTCTGGGGAGAAAAGGCACTGGTTTCTTATCAGCAGGAAAGTGCTGTGATTCATTACCAGGGCGATTTCGTCCTGCGTCGTATTCAACAGGCCGCCCGTCAGTTGTCTGCTCAGGGCGCGTCACAGGTGAGTCTGAGCGGGGAAGGCTGGAGTTATGAGCGCCAGTGGGCTTTCTACTGTGGTTTTGTGGCACCGCGTAAATCGGTCGAAGTGCAGTGGGCATCTGAGGATGAAGACGAGCTGGAATTGCTGAATGCACGTCGCCGCAGTGTCGAATGGGTTCGCCAGGTAGTGAATGCGACCCCTGAAGATATATACCCGGAAAAACTGGCCCGGGACGCCGTGGCGTTTCTGGAAAATGTTGCCGGCGACAAGATCACGCATGAAGTCGTGGTGGGGGACGCGCTGCTCTCTGAAGGCTGGATCGGCACTCATAGTGTTGGCCGTGCCAGCAGCCGTCCGCCGGTCATGCTGACTCTGGATTATAACCCGACCGGTGATGCAGATGCGCCGATTCATGCTTGTCTGGTCGGAAAAGGAATCACCTTCGACTCCGGTGGTTACAGCATCAAGCCAAGTGCCGGCATGGTTGCTATGAAATGTGACATGGGTGGTGCTGCAACGGTAACGGCAGCGCTGGCTTATGCCATTGAGCAGGGACTGAAGAAGCGGGTCAAGCTGATCCTGTGCTGTGCCGAGAACATGATCGCAGGCAATGCATATAAGCTGGGTGATATTCTGACTTACAAAAACGGTCTGACTGTTGAAGTGGTCAACACCGATGCGGAAGGACGTTTGGTGCTGGCGGATGGTCTGATCAAGGCCAGCGAAATGAAAGCTCCGCTGATCATTGACGCAGCGACGCTGACTGGCGCTGCAATGATGGCCGTCGGCACGGATTATAATGCGATTTTCTCAATGCAGCCTGAGCTGTTGCGTAAAGCACAGCAGCTGTCTGAGCTGGTGAATGAACCGGCCTGGCCGCTACCGCTGGAGAAATGGCACCAGAGTAACTGCCCGTCTGACTATGCGGATACTGCTAACAGCCGTGCGGTGAAAGGTGGCGGTATGGGCGGCGCTTCGAATGCGGCGGCATTCCTGTCCCGTTTTGTCAGTGATGATAGCCGTTGGGTGCACTTTGATCTGGCCGCTTGCTTCCGTGACGGTGCCGATGCTCGCTGGGCAGCCGGTGCAACAGGTCTTGGGGTAGCGAATATTGCGGCGTTGCTGTTACAGTAA
- the iscU gene encoding Fe-S cluster assembly scaffold IscU, with product MAYSDKVIDHYENPRNVGSFDKNDKNVGSGMVGAPACGDVMKLQIKVSDEGIIEDARFKTYGCGSAIASSSLITEWVKGKTLDEAAAIKNSAIAEELELPPVKVHCSILAEDAIKAAVSDYKKKHPSN from the coding sequence ATGGCATATAGTGACAAAGTAATTGATCATTATGAGAACCCGCGTAACGTGGGCTCATTTGACAAGAATGACAAAAACGTCGGTAGCGGTATGGTCGGTGCACCAGCCTGTGGCGACGTGATGAAGCTGCAAATCAAGGTCTCTGATGAAGGTATCATTGAGGATGCACGCTTTAAAACTTACGGTTGCGGCTCTGCAATCGCGTCCAGCTCACTGATTACCGAGTGGGTAAAAGGGAAGACCCTGGACGAAGCTGCAGCGATTAAAAACTCTGCTATTGCAGAAGAGCTGGAACTGCCGCCTGTGAAGGTACACTGCTCGATTCTGGCTGAGGACGCTATCAAGGCAGCAGTCAGCGATTACAAAAAGAAACATCCAAGCAATTAA
- a CDS encoding bifunctional tRNA (adenosine(37)-C2)-methyltransferase TrmG/ribosomal RNA large subunit methyltransferase RlmN — MTNVKINLLDFDREGLRQYFADELGEKAFRADQVMKWMYHFGCDDFDQMTNINKKLREKLKVVAEIRAPYVSEAQHSSDGTIKWAMRVGDQDVETVYIPEDDRATLCVSSQVGCALDCKFCSTAQQGFNRNLKVSEIIGQVWRAAKEIGVEKETGRRPITNVVMMGMGEPLLNMKNLIPSLNIMLDDLGFGLSKRRVTVSTSGVVSGLEQMIGKVDVALAISLHAGNDQLRSEIMPINDKYNIDTFLEVVRRYIASSNANRGKVTVEYILLDHVNDSMDQARELAQTLKNTPAKINLIPFNPYPGSPYRKPSNSRIDRFMKTLMEYDFTVTVRKTRGDDIDAACGQLVGDVIDRTKRTLAKQAKGEPIPVKAV, encoded by the coding sequence ATGACGAATGTCAAAATCAATCTGCTGGATTTCGATCGCGAAGGACTGCGGCAGTATTTTGCCGATGAGCTGGGCGAAAAAGCCTTCCGTGCGGATCAGGTCATGAAGTGGATGTATCATTTCGGTTGTGACGACTTCGATCAGATGACCAACATCAACAAGAAGCTGCGCGAAAAACTCAAAGTGGTCGCAGAGATCCGAGCGCCTTACGTCTCTGAAGCACAGCACTCATCGGACGGCACCATTAAGTGGGCAATGCGTGTGGGTGACCAGGACGTGGAAACCGTCTATATCCCGGAAGATGACCGTGCGACCTTGTGCGTGTCTTCTCAGGTGGGATGTGCGCTGGACTGTAAATTCTGTTCCACAGCGCAGCAGGGCTTTAACCGGAACCTGAAGGTTTCAGAAATCATTGGTCAGGTCTGGCGCGCAGCCAAAGAGATCGGTGTCGAGAAAGAAACCGGTCGTCGTCCGATCACCAACGTTGTGATGATGGGGATGGGCGAACCGTTGCTGAACATGAAAAACCTGATCCCGTCACTGAATATCATGCTGGACGATCTGGGTTTCGGCCTGTCCAAACGCCGTGTAACGGTGTCTACTTCTGGCGTAGTTTCTGGTCTGGAACAGATGATTGGCAAAGTTGATGTGGCACTGGCCATTTCCCTGCATGCCGGGAACGACCAGCTGCGTTCTGAAATCATGCCGATTAATGACAAGTACAACATCGACACGTTCCTGGAAGTCGTGCGTCGTTATATTGCATCGTCGAATGCCAACCGGGGCAAAGTGACGGTTGAATACATTCTGCTGGATCACGTGAATGACAGTATGGACCAGGCCCGAGAACTGGCACAGACGCTGAAAAACACACCGGCGAAGATTAACTTAATCCCGTTCAACCCGTATCCGGGGTCACCTTACCGTAAGCCGAGTAACTCTCGGATTGATCGCTTCATGAAAACACTGATGGAATACGATTTCACGGTGACAGTCCGGAAAACCCGGGGTGATGATATTGATGCTGCTTGCGGCCAGTTGGTCGGTGATGTGATTGACCGCACAAAACGCACCCTGGCAAAGCAGGCGAAAGGTGAACCAATTCCGGTGAAAGCAGTCTGA
- the pepB gene encoding aminopeptidase PepB, with protein sequence MSATMSVFLTEDAAAEQWGENALVSYTADGVQIHITNDDVLNTIQRAGRTLDGQGIKQVSLSGDDWDLETVWAFIQGHRNAKPGNNVTWPALEEAEEAELQARLTATNWVRDIINQSAEVVNPSHLANRAGEFIKSLAPDHVTYKVMKGNDLLDEGWVGIHTVGRGSERSPAMLILDYNPTGDDEAPVFACLVGKGITFDSGGYSIKPSDGMAAMKADMGGSAMATGGLALAIARGVQKRIKLILCCAENMVSGRAFKLGDIITYKNGKTVEILNTDAEGRLVLADGLIYASAQKPSLIVDCATLTGAAKNALGNDYHALFSFDHSMAQKALIAASEEHEGMWPLPLGEHHRRMMPSGFADLANISTGDFMPGASTAAAFLSYFVEDYKKGWLHIDCSATYRKSASDKWGVGATGVGVRTLANLLAQDI encoded by the coding sequence ATGTCTGCCACTATGTCAGTCTTCCTGACTGAAGACGCTGCTGCAGAACAGTGGGGCGAGAATGCCCTGGTGTCATACACTGCTGACGGTGTTCAAATTCACATTACCAATGATGATGTTCTCAATACAATTCAGCGCGCGGGTCGCACGCTGGACGGACAAGGCATCAAGCAAGTCAGCCTGAGCGGCGATGACTGGGATTTGGAAACCGTCTGGGCCTTTATTCAGGGCCACCGGAATGCCAAGCCGGGCAACAACGTTACCTGGCCAGCGCTGGAAGAAGCGGAAGAAGCTGAACTGCAGGCACGCCTGACCGCAACTAACTGGGTTCGCGATATCATTAACCAGAGTGCTGAGGTTGTAAATCCGTCGCATCTGGCAAACCGTGCGGGTGAGTTCATTAAATCGCTGGCACCGGATCACGTGACCTACAAAGTCATGAAAGGCAATGATCTGCTGGATGAAGGCTGGGTTGGTATCCATACCGTCGGCCGTGGTTCTGAGCGCTCTCCGGCCATGCTGATTCTGGACTACAACCCAACCGGTGATGATGAAGCGCCTGTTTTTGCCTGTCTGGTAGGGAAAGGGATTACGTTTGACTCAGGCGGTTACAGCATTAAACCTTCTGATGGCATGGCGGCGATGAAAGCTGACATGGGTGGTTCTGCGATGGCTACCGGTGGTCTGGCGCTGGCAATTGCCCGTGGCGTGCAAAAACGCATTAAGCTGATCCTGTGCTGTGCGGAAAACATGGTTTCAGGCCGTGCATTCAAGCTGGGTGATATCATCACTTATAAAAACGGCAAAACGGTCGAAATTCTCAATACCGATGCCGAAGGACGTCTGGTACTTGCCGATGGTCTGATTTATGCCAGCGCACAGAAGCCAAGCCTGATCGTTGATTGTGCAACCCTGACGGGTGCGGCGAAAAATGCGCTGGGTAACGATTATCACGCTCTGTTCAGCTTCGATCACAGCATGGCGCAGAAAGCGCTGATCGCTGCCAGTGAAGAGCATGAAGGGATGTGGCCACTGCCGCTGGGAGAGCACCATCGCCGTATGATGCCATCTGGCTTTGCTGATCTGGCGAACATCTCGACCGGCGACTTTATGCCGGGTGCCAGCACGGCAGCCGCCTTCCTGTCTTACTTCGTGGAAGACTACAAAAAAGGCTGGCTCCACATTGACTGCAGCGCGACTTACCGCAAGTCAGCCAGTGATAAGTGGGGTGTGGGAGCGACCGGAGTGGGTGTCCGGACCCTGGCGAACCTTCTGGCTCAGGATATTTAA
- the hscB gene encoding co-chaperone HscB has translation MNHFELFGLPFQFELDGSLLATRFRELQRRFHPDNFATASERDRLMSVQKAAQINDAFQTLKNPVSRAEYMLAENGVDIRAEQQTLQDPEFLMQQMELREALEEIPESDDPHAALFDFDQQAVSLQKAQLAELQQLLEAGEWEPAADAVRKLKFIDKLRHEVERLEETLFD, from the coding sequence ATGAATCATTTCGAACTCTTCGGGCTACCTTTCCAGTTTGAATTGGACGGTAGCCTTCTTGCCACTCGCTTCCGTGAATTGCAGCGCCGTTTCCACCCGGATAACTTTGCGACCGCTTCTGAGCGTGACCGCCTGATGTCGGTTCAGAAAGCTGCACAGATCAATGATGCTTTCCAGACCCTGAAAAATCCGGTCAGTCGCGCTGAATATATGTTGGCTGAAAATGGGGTGGATATTCGCGCCGAGCAGCAAACGTTGCAGGACCCAGAGTTTCTGATGCAACAGATGGAGCTGCGCGAGGCGCTGGAAGAGATTCCTGAATCAGATGATCCACATGCCGCTCTGTTTGATTTTGATCAGCAGGCTGTGAGTTTACAAAAAGCTCAGCTTGCTGAATTGCAACAGCTGTTGGAAGCCGGTGAATGGGAACCTGCCGCTGATGCAGTCAGAAAACTGAAATTTATTGATAAGCTGCGCCATGAAGTCGAGCGTCTGGAAGAAACGCTGTTCGACTGA
- the fdx gene encoding ISC system 2Fe-2S type ferredoxin, with the protein MPKIVVLPHVELCPEGAVLEAETGETVLDVALRNGIGIEHACEKSCACTTCHVIIREGFDSLEESEEQEDDMLDKAWGLEPESRLGCQAKVADEDLVVEIPRYTINLASENH; encoded by the coding sequence ATGCCTAAAATTGTTGTACTACCCCATGTAGAACTTTGCCCTGAAGGTGCTGTGCTGGAAGCTGAAACCGGCGAAACTGTGCTGGACGTTGCGCTGCGAAACGGCATTGGCATCGAGCATGCCTGTGAGAAATCCTGTGCTTGTACAACCTGTCACGTTATCATCCGGGAAGGTTTTGATTCTCTGGAAGAGAGTGAAGAGCAGGAAGATGACATGCTGGACAAAGCCTGGGGACTTGAGCCTGAGTCTCGTCTGGGTTGTCAGGCGAAAGTGGCTGATGAAGACCTGGTGGTAGAAATTCCTCGTTATACCATCAACCTGGCCAGCGAAAACCACTGA
- the pilW gene encoding type IV pilus biogenesis/stability protein PilW, with protein sequence MVKLKGNEQGVVMVRWMYPSASGMIAACFLIGCVTVDSPETRRAVDPVAAADARITLGLGYLERGQWQRAHLNLHKALDVAPDHPRALLAMAHYYQQVGENHSAEALYVRALQESPKNGDVLNNYGVFLCSEARYDEAITAFDRAVSQPDYFQVASSFENAALCHLKQGNATQAADYFNKTLGHDPYRPLSMLQLAKLELKDGEHQKADDRLAAFSQRYGETADSLILKIQSSSQSGRLDRVKKYAELLRQQFPDSQQYQNYLANEY encoded by the coding sequence TTGGTCAAGCTCAAAGGAAATGAGCAGGGAGTTGTCATGGTACGCTGGATGTACCCAAGCGCAAGCGGCATGATAGCCGCTTGTTTTTTAATTGGCTGTGTGACAGTGGATTCACCGGAGACCCGCCGAGCGGTTGATCCAGTTGCGGCGGCAGATGCAAGAATTACCCTCGGACTGGGCTATCTGGAGCGCGGGCAGTGGCAAAGAGCGCATTTAAATTTGCATAAAGCGCTCGATGTTGCGCCTGATCATCCCAGAGCACTGCTCGCAATGGCACATTATTATCAGCAGGTGGGTGAAAATCACTCAGCTGAAGCACTCTATGTCCGGGCTTTGCAAGAATCACCAAAAAATGGCGATGTGCTTAATAACTATGGTGTATTCTTGTGTAGTGAAGCCCGTTATGATGAAGCCATCACGGCTTTCGACCGTGCCGTCTCACAACCGGATTATTTTCAGGTCGCCAGCAGTTTCGAAAATGCGGCGTTATGCCATCTGAAACAAGGGAATGCGACACAGGCTGCGGACTATTTCAACAAAACACTTGGTCATGACCCCTACCGGCCGCTTTCCATGCTGCAACTGGCAAAGTTAGAGCTCAAGGACGGGGAACATCAAAAGGCGGATGACAGACTGGCAGCTTTCAGCCAGCGTTATGGAGAAACTGCTGATAGTCTTATTCTTAAAATTCAGTCGTCAAGCCAGAGCGGTCGCCTTGATCGGGTGAAAAAATATGCCGAATTGTTACGACAACAATTTCCTGATTCTCAGCAATATCAGAATTATCTAGCCAATGAATACTGA
- the iscA gene encoding iron-sulfur cluster assembly protein IscA: protein MAITITEAAADRVSAFLENRGKGIGLRLGVRTSGCSGMAYVLEFVDELDEGDQVFEQNGVKIIVDAKSLVYLEGTELDFAKEGLNEGFKFNNPNVSSECGCGESFNV from the coding sequence ATGGCCATTACCATCACTGAAGCGGCAGCGGACCGTGTGTCGGCTTTTCTGGAAAATCGAGGCAAAGGCATTGGCCTGCGTCTGGGTGTTCGTACCTCAGGATGCTCTGGTATGGCCTATGTCCTTGAGTTTGTTGATGAGCTTGACGAAGGTGATCAGGTGTTTGAGCAAAACGGCGTTAAAATTATCGTCGATGCCAAAAGTCTGGTGTACCTCGAAGGCACAGAGCTGGATTTCGCCAAAGAAGGTTTGAATGAAGGCTTCAAATTCAACAACCCGAATGTCTCCAGTGAGTGTGGTTGTGGTGAAAGCTTCAACGTCTAA
- the rodZ gene encoding cytoskeleton protein RodZ, with protein sequence MNTEQNEERVTEDVIRPGDMLRQAREQLGYSQKDVASRLRLRVSVIDDIEQNRFDEAQMATFTRGYVRSYAKFVGLDVNDVLTKLESFGQGQPQAQTMHSFSRKTKREKHDSRVMGLTWIFGAIIVGMTAAWWWQTEQKTEPPVISEQNTSGTQPLDESLAGTSDEMAGSLSSDDVSAIAEGTSQSEAVNSVGEEYSSNAAGDDELPLNTFDEAMQGAGNEAPVNRVVEGAESGLLDEVNPLLSVDSAPAEVAQVPDLKLTFNGDCWIDIRDANGKQLETGIKSSGDVISLDGKAPFKIVLGAPSVVTMTFKGEPVDLSGFPAGKVARLKLPL encoded by the coding sequence ATGAATACTGAACAGAACGAAGAACGAGTAACGGAAGACGTCATTCGTCCCGGAGACATGCTCCGCCAGGCTCGCGAGCAGCTTGGTTATTCTCAGAAGGATGTAGCCAGCCGTCTGCGCCTGCGGGTGTCTGTGATCGATGACATTGAACAAAACCGATTTGATGAAGCACAAATGGCCACTTTCACCCGTGGTTATGTTCGCTCTTATGCAAAATTTGTCGGTCTGGATGTCAATGATGTCCTGACTAAACTGGAAAGTTTCGGTCAGGGGCAGCCTCAGGCTCAGACCATGCATAGCTTTTCCCGCAAAACAAAGCGTGAAAAACATGACAGCCGTGTCATGGGGCTGACCTGGATTTTTGGTGCCATCATCGTCGGAATGACTGCTGCCTGGTGGTGGCAGACGGAACAGAAGACAGAGCCGCCAGTCATTTCTGAACAAAACACTTCAGGCACTCAGCCTCTGGATGAATCACTGGCCGGTACTTCGGATGAAATGGCGGGTTCACTGAGCAGTGACGATGTCAGCGCTATCGCGGAAGGAACCAGTCAGTCTGAAGCGGTTAACTCAGTTGGCGAAGAATACAGCAGCAATGCAGCCGGTGATGATGAGCTGCCACTGAACACTTTTGATGAAGCGATGCAGGGTGCCGGAAACGAAGCCCCAGTGAATCGCGTTGTTGAAGGTGCTGAAAGCGGATTGCTGGATGAAGTCAATCCGTTATTGTCAGTTGATTCGGCTCCAGCGGAAGTTGCGCAGGTGCCGGATTTAAAACTGACTTTTAACGGCGACTGCTGGATTGATATTCGTGATGCCAACGGTAAGCAGCTTGAAACCGGAATCAAAAGCTCCGGCGATGTGATTTCGCTGGATGGTAAGGCGCCGTTTAAGATAGTGCTCGGCGCGCCGAGTGTTGTTACAATGACCTTCAAAGGTGAACCAGTTGATCTGAGCGGCTTTCCGGCCGGCAAAGTGGCCCGGTTGAAGTTGCCGTTGTAA
- the ndk gene encoding nucleoside-diphosphate kinase, which yields MTIERTFSIVKPDAVGRNQIGAIYHRMESAGLTIVAAKMLRLTEQQAQGFYAEHEGKPFYEPLIEFMTSGPVMVQVLEGDNAITRYRELMGKTNPEEAACGTLRADYAENTRLNAVHGSDSPESAAREIAYFFSDDEICPRG from the coding sequence ATGACAATTGAACGTACCTTCTCAATTGTGAAGCCTGACGCAGTCGGTCGTAACCAGATCGGTGCGATTTATCATCGAATGGAAAGTGCGGGTCTGACGATTGTTGCTGCAAAGATGCTGCGCCTGACCGAACAGCAGGCTCAGGGCTTTTACGCTGAGCACGAAGGCAAACCGTTTTATGAACCACTGATTGAGTTCATGACCTCTGGCCCTGTCATGGTGCAGGTGCTGGAAGGTGACAACGCGATCACCCGTTACCGTGAACTGATGGGTAAAACCAACCCGGAAGAGGCAGCCTGTGGCACCCTGCGCGCTGATTATGCAGAGAACACACGTCTGAACGCCGTTCATGGTTCAGACAGCCCGGAATCAGCTGCGCGTGAAATCGCTTATTTCTTCTCTGACGATGAAATCTGCCCGCGTGGTTAA
- the iscX gene encoding Fe-S cluster assembly protein IscX encodes MGLKWIDSREIALALIDTHPDVDPQQIHFVDLRDWILALDEFDDDPAHCGEKVLEAVQMCWMEEMD; translated from the coding sequence ATGGGACTGAAATGGATCGATTCAAGAGAAATCGCTCTCGCACTGATCGATACACATCCGGATGTTGATCCGCAACAGATTCATTTTGTTGATTTACGTGATTGGATTCTGGCGTTAGATGAATTTGATGACGATCCTGCGCACTGCGGGGAAAAAGTGCTGGAAGCGGTACAAATGTGCTGGATGGAAGAGATGGACTGA
- the hscA gene encoding Fe-S protein assembly chaperone HscA: protein MALLQIAEPGQSAAPHEHKLAVGIDLGTTNSLVAAVRSGVAETLPDEQGKSILPSVVHYDEQVIRVGETARELAQQDPSNTIISVKRMMGRSLEDIRQRYPNLPYQFEASESGLPQLVTRRGKVNPVQVSAEILKHLSERAKATLGGDLEGVVITVPAYFDDAQRAGTKDAAALADLKVLRLLNEPTAAAIAYGLDSGQEGVIAVYDLGGGTFDISILRLSKGVFEVLATGGDTALGGDDFDHLLADWILTQSGHSAALTASERRALHDVSTVAKIALTDHDSTEIEVLGWQGTITRAEFDALIQPLVKKTLMSCRRAVKDAGVELDEVIETVMVGGSTRVPLVRDLVGDFFGKTPLTSIDPDKVVAIGAAIQADILAGNKPDSEMLLLDVIPLSLGIETMGGMIEKIIPRNTTIPVARAQEFTTFKDGQTAMSVHVVQGEREMVADCRSLARFTLRGIPAMAAGAAHVRVTYQVDADGLLSVTAMEKSSGVQSSIQVKPSYGLTDNEIASMIRDSMAHAREDKDARALAEQRVEADRVLEGLISALAADGDQLLSKAERDALEAVMMELVQLRQGDDPRAIEAGIKKTDKASQEFAARRMDKSIREALAGHSIDEV, encoded by the coding sequence ATGGCACTGTTACAGATTGCTGAACCCGGTCAAAGTGCTGCACCGCATGAACATAAACTGGCGGTGGGGATTGATCTGGGTACTACCAACTCCCTTGTTGCCGCCGTACGCAGCGGTGTAGCTGAGACGCTGCCGGATGAACAAGGCAAGTCGATTCTGCCCTCTGTTGTTCACTATGACGAGCAGGTTATTCGCGTCGGTGAAACTGCCAGAGAACTGGCACAACAGGACCCGTCGAACACCATTATTTCCGTGAAACGGATGATGGGACGTTCACTGGAAGATATCCGGCAACGTTATCCGAATTTGCCATATCAGTTTGAGGCTTCAGAATCTGGTTTGCCGCAACTGGTGACCCGTCGCGGGAAGGTAAACCCGGTTCAGGTCTCTGCTGAGATCCTGAAACACCTGAGTGAACGTGCGAAAGCAACGCTGGGTGGCGATCTGGAAGGGGTTGTTATTACGGTTCCGGCTTACTTTGATGACGCGCAGCGAGCGGGGACCAAAGATGCAGCAGCACTGGCTGATCTGAAAGTTTTACGACTGCTGAATGAGCCGACGGCTGCGGCGATTGCCTATGGTCTGGATTCGGGCCAGGAAGGGGTGATTGCGGTTTACGACCTGGGCGGCGGAACCTTTGATATTTCAATTCTCCGCTTGTCGAAAGGCGTGTTTGAGGTTCTGGCGACTGGCGGTGATACGGCACTGGGCGGCGATGATTTTGACCACCTGCTGGCGGACTGGATTCTGACACAGAGCGGCCATAGTGCAGCACTGACCGCCTCTGAGCGTCGTGCACTGCACGATGTGTCAACTGTAGCCAAGATTGCGCTGACCGATCATGACAGTACTGAGATCGAGGTGCTGGGCTGGCAGGGAACAATCACCCGTGCCGAGTTTGATGCACTGATTCAGCCTCTGGTGAAAAAGACGCTGATGTCTTGCCGCCGGGCCGTGAAAGATGCTGGTGTTGAGCTGGATGAAGTGATTGAAACCGTGATGGTTGGCGGTTCAACCCGTGTACCGCTGGTCCGTGATCTGGTCGGAGACTTCTTCGGCAAAACGCCGCTGACCTCAATTGACCCGGATAAAGTGGTCGCGATTGGTGCAGCCATTCAGGCCGACATTCTGGCGGGGAACAAACCTGATTCTGAAATGCTGCTGCTGGACGTGATCCCTTTGTCTCTGGGGATTGAAACCATGGGCGGTATGATTGAAAAAATTATTCCGCGTAATACCACGATTCCGGTTGCCCGTGCTCAGGAATTCACCACGTTCAAAGACGGCCAGACTGCGATGTCTGTTCATGTCGTTCAGGGTGAACGTGAGATGGTGGCAGATTGCCGTTCTCTGGCCCGCTTTACACTGCGTGGTATCCCGGCGATGGCTGCCGGTGCAGCTCATGTTCGTGTTACCTATCAGGTGGATGCGGATGGCTTGCTGTCAGTCACGGCGATGGAGAAAAGCTCTGGCGTTCAGTCGTCGATTCAGGTGAAACCTTCATATGGCCTGACGGATAACGAAATCGCCAGTATGATCCGTGATTCCATGGCCCACGCACGGGAAGATAAAGATGCGCGGGCACTGGCCGAGCAGCGGGTTGAAGCGGACCGTGTTCTTGAGGGATTGATCTCTGCGCTGGCTGCCGACGGTGACCAACTGTTGTCGAAAGCTGAGCGTGATGCACTGGAAGCTGTCATGATGGAGCTGGTTCAATTACGTCAGGGGGATGACCCGCGTGCGATTGAAGCCGGTATTAAGAAAACAGATAAAGCGAGCCAGGAATTTGCTGCGCGCCGGATGGATAAATCCATTCGCGAGGCACTGGCCGGTCATTCGATTGATGAGGTTTAG